TTGTGATTGTGACTCAACAATTTGAAATTCACGGTTCTGCagccaaactgtgaaatcttaTACGACAGCGTACAGCGAGCATTGGAGAAAGTGATTATGCCTATTAAAACTTGGGATAGCTTTCAAGAATTCATTAGTTGGGCGGAGgacaagggcaataatatcaTCACGAAGATTTGATTTAGTTACATCTGGTCactaaattgttgtttcaacaaattgttagtcaatatatcacagaTTCAGATGATTTATTTCTATCGTGCAGGAATCAACACAAAAGCACGGAAATTGACAAACGTGTATGATGACAAtcgtaaaaaatgtaattatacACATAGAAATTGATACAAGTGAGAGATTCATAGCAATAGACAGTCATCAGGTCAGCGACATCAATCAAAATTAATAGTAAAACAAAATCACAACATATCACAGAGTAATAATACAAGCGACAGCGCCCTCATGGGGTTCAACTGTGCGTTCATGGACTGTAACACGAAGTTTAttcggtgtctgattaccgggggttcgcgttgattgtttcgtgactcggagGGTACTTgacaaaaaaaggttgagaacccctgtgaTAGGGCGTTATACGACGCCACTCTAAGCAAGACCTTAGACAAGCAGAATAAACATATTAATTTACGCGATGGTTGAAATtgggtaccacacacataaaacacttgttattttatgtccagcaatagctcatgtatcgtgCTACAATCTATTAATAGGGTGTTATACAATACCGCTCTAAGCAAgactttagacaagcagaaagaACATAttaattcacgcaatgattGAGGTTGGGTACGGCAAACATAAAGACATGTTGTTTAATATCCGGAGATTGATCATGTATTGtgccacattttattaataggacGTGGAATGTTTTCACTCTATGCAAGGCATTATacaagcagaaaccgacatattaaTTTTCTTTAACGATgtgtgtagtttcttacctgaataacttctagtaggcttagcgtaacaatttttgcatataatattcctgacacTCACATGAtatcgtcatcaaaaaattacgtcactgcaaagtcacaataacgaaatagagcttagttatggcacctatggatgtagtttcctaCCTCAATAACtcatacttatcttagcgtaacactTTTTGCCTATATCATTCCTGActctcacctgacttcgtcattcaaaaattacgtcaatgcgacttcacaataacgaaatagagcttacCTAACAATAGCGACAATAATGAGCTCGTAATAATTACGCCTGTGTGtacgctatgggtgtagttttgtacctcgATAACTTCTAGTAGGCTTagaataacaatttttgcatataccATTCCTGACCCTTTTCTTacttcgtcatcaaaaaattgcgtcactgcaacgtcacaatcacgaaataggGCTTGCACAGACTCATTTAAGatcgcggactcgggttgggaaacactgctataGTCGGATTCGGGAGACTTTCTCAAAAAgggcaataaaaatatttgagacaGAATAATTATGCCATACTTAATGTTTACTGTAtttgtgattttcattttaattccaCTTTCTCTACGCGACTATGACATAGGCATTTTACTTGTTCTGATAAAGATTTGGCTTTGTTTGGTCGCTATAATTTTATAGAACACTCACGTTCTACCGAAGGACAAACGTTTAGACATATTGGGTTTAGACATATTAACCATCATTGtaattaaagttttatttttttcggaaGTTTGTCAGAAGACGCTTCTGTGCTGAGGAAACCGGAAGAAATTGAATAGATCATTTCataaacattaaaaacgaaattGACGATTACTCATATAATTTACCTATTGAGCTCATTGCTCATTATAATCATCAAATATGATTATAGGTTTCTATTTAAAACATAAGGACAGATAGACGAGAGATGCATTCTGGAAATAAACTCAGGATTGTGAACGAATGCTTAATTATCGATTGCGTTTGAAGTCGAATCCATTCCAAGTTTCAACAGTTAGGTTAGGGTTGAAGAGCCTATAAATAATATGATCTTCTTTCATCATTTTTCACATTTCCCCTGAATTACTTGGCGATCAAATACTGTACGACTTCCTTCACTGTGTCAAATTTCTGTTAACCAATTTTAGCGAGCGAATTTTCGAAGACCgatatgaagaaaaaaaaatttatattatatttcgcTGTTAGTAAACCGCAAGCTAAAAAAGTTCTGGAAACATTGTAGTGGTATTAACATTTGAAGGATCTCACGCCAATGGTTTTTGTTCTAAACGGGTACCTCGAAGAAATGGATTTTGATAAAGTCTATCTGGCGATCATCAGTCCTAATTGATACTTTTTCTGGGTTGATTTAACTCAATACTTCAGTTTATTaatacaaactgctaaattaaatatagaatGACGAGACTTCAATATTGCTTTTtacttaaaaatataaatagttttGAGACCTTAATAAATATACGGTAATCCTAACAGAGATGTATCAGAGAACAAGCAGGCGATGGCGCATGCAGCCAGGATCATTAAATGAGGCGGGGTTGAAATTCGAAATTTACGAATCAATCTCCGCGATTACATGCTTGTCTTACACTTGCACAGCGTGTCCCATATTCGAGGCGATTGTCTTTCTTCTCGAACATTGAAAAATCTGACTTTCCGGCGTATAACGATTTATCTGTCTAGTAAAATTTTAGTTGTGTTCAACGTAACGCGAAATCGTATCGACTTACGGCAAAATGAAGTTAGGAACATAGGAAACTACACCGACAACGTGAACTTAAATCAATATGTCCGTTTCTGCTTGTTTAAAGACTTGCTTGGAGTGATATCGTATTACGCCCTATTAGTAGATTGTATCACATTACATAACCTATCGCTGGGCATGAAATAACAAACCTTAATATGTGTAGTACCCAACTTCAACCATTGCGTGTCCTTTCTGCTTGTCTTCAGCCTTGCTTAGAGTGGTATCGTATAACGCCCTATTAATAGGTTGTAGCACGATACATGAGCTTTTGCTGGACAGATAGTAACAAGTTTTTATGTGTGTGGTGTCCGACTACATCTATTGcttgaatataaattaatatgtcCAACCAAGAATTCACGAAGTTTgtcagaatgggatatcgtgaacgttcctTGGAGACGCTTGTGTTTCTTGTTTATTTGAGCTTTGCGCAACGATCCTAATACGAGAGAGGGCGCTGACGTATTGATTTTGTTAACATACTTGCAGGCACCCTTACGGGGGACTGTCGCTATACTTTGGTaagctgtatttcgttattgtgacgtcgcagtgaggCAATTTCTTGATGATCATCAGGTGGGGGCCAGAAATCATATATCTAAAAATTGTTACgtcacgcccactagaagttatttaagtaaaaaaagcgccacgcccactagaagttcaggtaagaaactacacgagaccccaatATGCCACATGCAGACATGGCTTCAATTCCACACATTCGAGGTAATTGAggtaaacaaaaaacattagattCCACTAGCAGACTAGAAAATCATCTTGACCATATTTTTTGACATTATCCCAGTGGTCTGTAGCGTGCCGTTACGAGGCTGGTGTTATACGAGGGCAAATCAATTATTTTTCCCATTTTTATATTACAGTACTTTGTTGTTCTCTTGCAGCCTGGCTGGTTGTATTCGGAAAGGTTTAATATTGCGCGGGTTTGTCAACTGAGCATTTTCTAACACCACATCGAAAGCGGACTCATTAGTTTCATTTCCCGCATGTTTAACCTACTAATTCGTTGCAACTATAAACGTAGGCATGATTATACCACATGGAATTTGAACCTTCTAACCCGCACAGGGTAATCATATAGGGTGCCATGTGCAACAGAGGCTTCACGCCAAGTTcacatttagattttttaactGTGGCTGTTAAATCAGAAAACCCAAATTCGGAATTTGTCATTTATTAAGAAAGCAACTTGACGCTTAAAAAGCAAGAGTAGCAGACACAGATAAAGAGAAGATAACATTGAGTCTGGCGGACGAAGAAGTGGTCGAAATATGTTTTCAATCGCCTGGGTGATCGGACATGCAAAATGGCACAAACATGGAATACTTCCAGAATAATATCAGTGACTccagatcagtggttcccaaccaatGTTCCCTCGtgtttgtagtatgtgtgcgcagaaattttggtgtgtgcgcacttttttggaaatgactaatatttgtgcaaaaaccaatgaagaaattttggcgttctaaccgggtaataagtgggccaacaacaaactttctcaacctgccaatcgagaacattgttacattacatcgaaatacgtctgtgcgcagtaaatctatgcgtgtgcgcagtctctgaaagctgtgtgcgcgcgcacacgcgcacaccttagagggaacactgttcCCAACCCTTCTTCTTTTGTGGCCCATAATTTCTCAAACTGGGGAGAAActacaattaaaatataaactctTTTCGCAAAGATGGACACTTCCATCTCATTAGTTGAAATTAGAATTACCACTCAGAGCCAAAAGGCAGCAGTATCATTCAGTGCTACAACAATCAAAGtgtaaccgtaaatatatactactacggtccAACTAATTTATCGATAACTCCAGCAATTTCAATAAGTGTGTGACCACCTAAAATGTTTCTGTGGCCCAGCTAAAGGCTCATAAATATTGCGAAAATGTGCTTTCAATACCTATTATGAAATTTTATCAGTACAGTTCTAGAAATACTTTCATTCCCGGAATTTATTCAGTATGAGACGATTATTTAATATGAAACAAAAGCTTACATTAACACAATTTGATTGGTATTGCGCAATTTGTGTAGCTTTTCTAGAATCCAAAACTTCTTCCCATATGACAACCCAATAATACTATGTGGAGAAGAGATGACACTAATTATTTTCGGAATGTGAGAAACATACATAGAGCAACACacattataaaattgaaaacggAAGATATTGGCTCATAGCAGTTGGTAAGCAATGGGTCACCCAGTCATCGACATATACCAAAGAAAATATATAAcgatgaaaatattatttaaaaaaatacaaaaatgttttggaaTGGAAAGTATATCGAAGGCACGGTTcggattttcaaatattttgaacaaaattatttaatttgccTGCATTGCTGTTCCTCATGACAGGCTGAAAATGGATCGACCAACAATCTCAGGTCGAGTTGGGTCTATGTCTCATTTAGCAATATTTTACCCAGCTgagacacaaatatatataggtGAATAGGCCACAAATATACTCGTAGTTGCTTTATCAAATATTGTTACCCGGAAACATTATCCAAAGCCCCATCATGCTATCCATATCATGctatttataaaattgttatttcacacGCGGAAGTAGGCTACACTAATGTATGTCAAGGTTTAGTTTGCACCGATTGTGTTCTGATGATCATTTCCAGGTGATTCACGGACGGATCAAATTGCAACAAACATGATTCATTACAAATTCGATGAATGCACTTAGTGCACAAACTTATATGACTGATGAGGGAGCTAAATTTTCAGCGTGTGGAAGCAAACAAACGTAACGTTTAGTAAGTACCAAATGCATTGTGATAGGCAATTTAAATGCTACATGACGGGATCAAATTGAGAATTGATCAGATTGAAATATTACTGaggttttattttacagaataaATAAAGTGAAAGTAAATTAGTGTTATATAAAAACGAGTTGTTACTACTATGGGGCTTGGCTTGATCATTTCGATTGCTTTGGTCATTTCTGTGAAAGGAGAATCTATGAATAGTAAGTAAAATTCATATTATCATTTTATATcttgttatattatgtttattgttgcTATGTTTCCTCCGATTATGACGACAATCTGaactttttctaaaatttcattAGATGAATATTAGATTTCCGCCTttatattgtaatataaattgTGTTATGCATGTCAGCAAACCAATCAACGTGTTTCCTTGTAGTTCTTCAAGTCATCGTCCCATTCATATCTGCTGATATCTACACAGCATCAGTAGATTCACATTCAGCATTAACTTGTCACTGATATCTCACAATTGCTCTCCCACTAATATACTATTTCGCAATTGTCCCCGTTATTGATCTGagattaaatttcattttatcaatttgCTCAATTTTTTTAGACACGTGTGATTCGTCACCTTGCAAAAATGGGGGAACTTGTCAAAATTCGAATGAGGAGCCGTATTATACGTGCGTTTGTCATCCAGAATATCAGGGAACTCAGTGTGAAGGTGCGTAATATATATTGTCGAATCTACCAGAACTACCAATACACTACTACAGAACTAATCTACCTGTAGAGTTGAGACGATTTATACAAGATATTTTGGGTATTTTACTGTATTTCTAGTCTCGAAGCATTCTTCTGCATCAACCATAATATTTTGATGATTAATTAACATAAATCTAGGGTTTTGTcgtatcaattctaaaaaaacagcCTGCTTTacaacaagggcttgttttaaatcaatttattttcgtatttttaattgaaatatccCTCGAATCGACGTGAAACTACACGGCAGAATAGTGCGCCTCAACTCAAACTGCGCTGGAATAATACCCTCCACAATGTAGACACAAATTTCTTTCTTATCGCGTAGCATTATCACGTTAATACCTAAGATTTTATGAGACAATGGTTATTCGAGGTATCAGAGAAAAGATATTTAATACAAAAGAAACAAACAATACAGCCATTTCAAACAAAACAGgtaaaaaaatagatttgaaacttttttttacaaatcccTACAGAACCTTTATTATGTTCTTCCAGAAAATGTAGCTGATTCGGAGATGTTAGGATACACTGAGATACAAATACCAGCTATCAGTTTATCTTTTTGTactttgattttaaaaatcacGCTATAACTCTTAATACTATCACACAATCGACGCAGAATTTTAGAATAGAAAAACAATTCAGACAATTTAACAATGAAGTAACgtggaaataaaaaatttcgtGCCTTACCGAAATCAAAAACCTTTATCGCGTTAACATTTAAGATTACAATTACATACAGCCCCATAGCAACGAAAAACCAGATACTTTCAACAAATTAGCGAACCATTAACTCTATGctatttacaaaattaaaaaatgtaataaaaaaaagtgtgGGCTATGAATATTAGCGTAATTTTTCTTcgcttattttaattttttgttgatcTCCTAAACGTGCTGGTTGCGTTTGGTTCGGCACGACAATGAGACAACATGTCACtttaactaaaatatttttaagtaaGGGCGAAGAATCAATGACCACAGAAAATATACTGAACACTtctaaatgaaaatgaaactgttttaaattagataatttcaaaaaaaaatcttaaacatacatttgttattaaaattaataaaagctGTCATCCTATTTCATTTTCTGCAGAAATAACATTCATCATCAGCACCACAAACAACTGCAAATATCACGTCAACCTTcgtgataaaaaattattcaccGATACAAAATCAACATGTAGAAGTCTTGGAGGAGCGAGAGCAATGATGAAAACAGCAAAAATTCAGAACTTGGTTGAAAGTCAGGCAATAAAGCAGTATGGAGCCACAGGAGGAGAAATTGGATTTTGGATTGGTGGATACAAAGATAAAAATAGATGGACATGGGCTGATGGTACAGACGTTCCAACAACAgggaaaaattcaaaatgggCTGTAAACCAACACAGTTCCAATGGCTATATGATGTTTATTACTTCGTTCCGCACCACTAGAGAAAATATGAAATGGCATGCTGTACCAAACAACCTAAAGAAGAAAGGCTACATATGTGAAATATCAGGTATAATTTTGTCCCAACACATCGCTCTCACATGATGCTCTTTCAGTTCATATATTACTTTATGTCAGTGCATCCCAACTTTTTTCAGTTCACGAGTCACGACCCacttttattacaattttttgtgcGACCTCCAATGAGATGTGAACAATGTATCCACAAGCAATCTAATATTAATGGGGAACTTGAGCATGCATACTATATGATTAGGCTTGTTAGGAGACAAGCTCACACGCAACGTAGCATCAACACTCAACACATTGTGCTTTTGGCTAAAAGTAATTCCCTGTCTCAAATGAAAACCGCGTTTGATATAATCAGAGTCATATTTTCTCATTACAACTTTCCaagctttcattttttttcttttacttCGCAAccttttctttttaaaaatttatttttttgcggCTTGCAAGAATCAAACAAAGTTACGatttaaaataaagtattttaACCCTGTTTAGCCAGCATTTAAAATGCAACTCATTGGACATAAGATTATTAATTACATGACAGGCGTCATTACTACCGTCTACCTGAATTCTATAAATTACTAATCTGCCTAGTAGCCTACCTACAGTTTCCAACATATGTAGGGGCGTACTAAAAATATTAACGCATAATTCTAATTGTAATGGCGTAGTGATAAGACCACAATTACCCGATCTAATCGAAAACTGTACGTAATATTTGGAAATACTTCTCAACACAACTCGGATAGCTTCGCGACTCTCTGGTTGGAAAGTACTAATTatgtaacaaataaaaaaaatttcaatattccaCCATTTTtgcaaatcttttttttattaatgaacatgaaaacataaaaaaagcaagtaatattttgttttaatcaaCTTAGGGTGTGAGATTAAACTGCATACCTTTTGTCACCAGCACATCCTGTTCCTGATTAATTCTCTGTGATTTGTGGAAATTTTAGGAATCATTTATCATTCacgtataaataaataaaagtgtgTTCCCTATTAAATTAGCACAGAatgattttttctattttaaatcaatCCACCCATATGATAAATATAATGCGTGTGTGAAATAGTGGAGTAATCGTGAAAATCACAATCGATGACATATGCGTCCCTGAGTTTCGTGAAATGTATTGCATAACCATAACATTGTGGTGGTATTTTAACTGGCTAGTCCGTGTTTCTGGTTTGAATAAATTGTGTTGTTTATTCAAAACAGCATTTAGTTTGAATTTATCAATCAAGtattttctaatatatataatttatttaatatgcaacggatgaatatatatatcagttgtCCACTGTGCCACAAATTAGTAAATACAGTATAATCTTTATTCAGATTATCAGCGCCCGGTGtactttaaaatattataaaaaataaaatctgaatttcATTCACTGCTTCGGTTAGTTTTTTGGTTTTACTTTCATATGTGTGTGTGGTGAGAAAATGTTATGACCTAATCAAACAATGAAACGAATTTTATATCTTTAAATGTAATATTCTGATAGGTGTATTAAATAACGTTTTACCTTTCTAATCTCGTGATTTTTACAGTGGTTGACAGATGTTTGCTATTTCCATGTCTTAATTCGGGAACGTGCACATCAATTGGTTGTCAAAGAAAATGCCAATGCATGGGGGGTTATATGggagaaaattgtaaaaatagtAAGTGGcgtctttattttttttaaatgatttcagaatttgcACATTTTACGAGTAATTTGCACATTTAAcgttttcaaaatatcaatttttatacattttggTTGTAACTAGTTCCTGTCTCAGTTTTGTTGGCTACAAATCATCACCTGATGTTGGAGGAAAAtagattttattgaaatttattcaatatgTAAAGTTCTGAGACAGACCGACATAAGAAACGATATTTTTGTTGTAATTAGTTCCCTCATAAACCAAAAAATAACTGGGGTTCGTTTTACAGAATAAATAGAGTGAAAGTATATTAGTGTTTTTACAAACGAGTTGGGTTCTCTTTCTTGATCTAggataaaattcaattttttcataccgCTCAATATTTTTAGACGTGTGCGATTCGTCACCTTGCACAAATGGAGGAACTTGTGAACTCTCGACTAAAGAGCCGTATTACACATGCGTTTGTCAGCCAGAATATCGAGGAACTCAGTGTAAaagtaagtaatatatattgtcAATTCTACCGAATCCAAATAGAAAAAAAGATTCTCCTGTAGAGTTGAGACGATTCATACAAGATATATTGGCTATTTTACTGTATTTATAGTCCCGAAGCATTCGTTTGCATCAACCATAATATTTTGATGATTAATTGATCTTTAAGTCTATGGTCTCGCAATATCAATTATAAACAACAGCCTGCATTacaacaagggcttgttttaaatcatttttttttggacctccagaagtatgcgcaccaagatgacgcacaacctgaacatagtatgtgtgtaccggttaggattcaggttgtgcgacatcttggtgcgcatacttctggagcaccttttttttgtatttttcattgaaattacCCCTCGCATCAGCGCAAAACTACACGGCAAAATAGTGCGCTTCAGCGACTGCGCTGGAATAATACTCtcaaaaatgtagaaaatatttttgctccCATTTTCACTCTTATCGCGTAGCATTATCGTCAAGTTAGTACCCACACCAAAGCCATAAGATTTTATGAGTCAATGGTTTTTCGAGATATCAGAGAAAAGGTATTTGATACACAGGAAACAAATAATACAGCCATTTGCTGCTCTACAAACATCGAAAACACTTCTCGGGTAAATTCGAGACTACAATGAAGAAAATCATAAGAAATCATTTTCAACAAATTAGCAAACCCATAACTCTGCTATTTACAGGACTTAAATAAAACGTCTGTCGTAATTCTAGATTGAAATCAAACAATTAATATCGCTCGCAGAAATACTAAAACGCGCTTTGGCATATTGGGCGTCAGAGGACACAATGTTGTCATCAAAGTATTCTTATGCCATATGAATCAAGAAGGAGCGGAAAGCCGATAAAATgaattaatcatatggcaaaccccATTCCCTTGTCTATTTATCGGTCCATATCGGGTTCGAGAATAATTAATTGTATCAGACGCATGTGCTTGATGGTTGAGGAATCCGTAACTTAACGGAGCTTTCGTAAATTACCCAAAAGCGGTGAGGAATTCAGCAATCAATCCTCTTGCTCATATTCATCCCTCACGTGATTCGAATCTGTGAATTTAAACAAGGTGCGATGACAAGCTTGAATACACGCCTTATATGATCATATTAATAGCCAATAGCGATGTTTGTCATCTTAGAAAGTCGGCATTTTAAAGGCTGTGAATCTATGGACACGACGTTTTTTAGTGTGAATTGCGTCAGTATATTCAATGAACACTTGCGAATGAATACAAAACTTTTGAAAATCCATAAAAGTTGTCATTTTATGCAGATATAAGATTATTCCATGATACAACCAACAACTGCAAATATCACGTCAACCTTTATGATAAAAAATCATTCGTCGAGACGAATTCAACTTGTAGCAGTCTTGGAGGAGCGATAGCAATGATGAAAACAACAGAAATACAAGACTTGGTTGAAAGTCGGATAATAAAGCAATATGGAGCCACAGGAGAAGCACTTGAGTTTTGGATTGGTGGATTTAAAGTTAGTAATTCATGGATGTGGGTTGATGGTACAGACGTACCAACAACAGGAAAAGATTCAAAATGGTCAACAAACCACCACACTTCCACGGGCAGTATGATTCTTAGTCCGCATGGCGGCGATAGAGAAAACATGATGTGGTTTGCTAAACCAAACAATAGGAAGCGCGGATACATATGTGAAATATCaggtataattttaaaaaatagtacaAGAGTAAACCTATTTCCAAATCATAACTGCTTTGTGCTTAAGACCAACATTCAATATCACAAATCTATACATACACATGGCGCGGCTTTCCTGAAACCTTTAACATTagtttgttgatatttttttatattcgatTATCATCAAATGTATTATTCTAATATATGAGTGCATGTATATATTATAACGTTCTAGTATTGGTaatgatttgaattttcacAGCGGTTGACAGATGTTTGCTATTTCCATGTCATAATTCGGGAACTTGCACACAAATTGGTTGTCAAAAAAAGTGCGACTGCATGTGGGGTTATACGGgagaaaattgtgaaaatagtaagtttcatcattatttttgtaaatgatTTCAGAATATCAAGTCTGAAACATTAAATTATAACTATTGTCCGCCATCATTACATTGGTTCTAGGTGTTATTATGGTCCCAATCTTAAATCTTAATGGAATCCTCAAtcttaaaaaaattgcaagaaTTTAATAAATAGTTGGAATAGGGATGATAAAATAGTAGTGAGAAAATACTGACGCACCAGAATAACCTTTGCCTCATGcttaaaaataattagattgattcccataaaaaaaaacaggaatagtataaagtaattttcattCACAGAACTTCCgtgtttttatttctatttttaaattcgACCATAACTCGATAACCTAGGTGTTTAATATTGCATGAAGTCAAAAAAACAATACACAGAGAAAATACAATGTGCATAAACGCGTTTCACGATTTGTAATTAATGTATGGTATTTATCTTGAAATCAGGAGTTTCACAGATTTCTTGCTTCCAGTCAGGaatttcaattcaatggaaTCGAGAAAATCACAAGATGGGAAGAGTGTATAAACTTCATCTGGAGGTGATTGAGTATTTCATATTTAAAGAAGtcattgtttattatttgtGATTTGGAGAATACGAATCGGGAAattctgaatttatttttatattcgatTGAATACAGTTCTTGCTATTGAAATGTATTACGCGTTTCGTATTTATTTTACTCATATTTCTGGGTCACGCTTCGATAACAGTGTTTATTgactt
This is a stretch of genomic DNA from Styela clava chromosome 2, kaStyClav1.hap1.2, whole genome shotgun sequence. It encodes these proteins:
- the LOC120335986 gene encoding uncharacterized protein LOC120335986, with the protein product MGLGLIISIALVISVKGESMNNTCDSSPCKNGGTCQNSNEEPYYTCVCHPEYQGTQCEEITFIISTTNNCKYHVNLRDKKLFTDTKSTCRSLGGARAMMKTAKIQNLVESQAIKQYGATGGEIGFWIGGYKDKNRWTWADGTDVPTTGKNSKWAVNQHSSNGYMMFITSFRTTRENMKWHAVPNNLKKKGYICEISVVDRCLLFPCLNSGTCTSIGCQRKCQCMGGYMGENCKNNVCDSSPCTNGGTCELSTKEPYYTCVCQPEYRGTQCKNIRLFHDTTNNCKYHVNLYDKKSFVETNSTCSSLGGAIAMMKTTEIQDLVESRIIKQYGATGEALEFWIGGFKVSNSWMWVDGTDVPTTGKDSKWSTNHHTSTGSMILSPHGGDRENMMWFAKPNNRKRGYICEISAVDRCLLFPCHNSGTCTQIGCQKKCDCMWGYTGENCENRVSQISCFQSGISIQWNRENHKMGRVYKLHLEDLTSKTTKATNVQILVTEEASINIGNVSDPSPIHCFPSTRLSISPNKYILVDLWVARIRMSLKSVAKVHYIFDESKLKVELVDLS